tccaaTGATAACTCAAATCGGGGACTGGGAAAAAGGGAGACATTATCATTAAACTATTTCCTGTATGGGGGAGAGGCACCCAAGTCCACAGGGCAAGCTTGAGCTTCGCCGTCAGGGCTTCTGTCAGGAGTAAAGGCCTACAGCTCTGTAGCCGCTGATAATCCCGTAATAACAGCTGACTAAAGGTCTGGTTATAAATCTTTTGAATTTGTTGAAGAAATCTAGGCAAGTAGTTTACAAGACAGGGTGTGATTAGgattaggaagaggaggagtaagGGAGTGAAGAAAGGCAGTATTGCTTCTTCTTCAGGGAAACACCAAATGGTGGATGCCGCCAGTACAGTGGGAGGGCCCGAAGGACCAGGGAGTCCCAGGATTAGGAGGCCCTGGCAGCGGCAGCAGCTTCCGGCCTCCATGGAGGATTCCACTGTCTTAGGAGCCACTATTGTGCCAAGGCCGTGGGTGTGGCTGAGGCCTCGGGGCTCATGGAGGTAAAGCCGAAGATAAGGAGTGGATCCCTGTCATCATGCTGGGCCACCTGGTTAGGACGTGAAGATAAAGCCCTTGGAGGAGAGCTACCCATTCTCCCTGTCCATTAAGGAATCTGAGATTATCCACTTTTTCCTGGGCACATCCCTAAAGGATGAGGTTCTAAAGATCATGCTAGCGCATAAGCAGACACGGGCTGGCCAGAGGAGCAGGTTCAAGGCTTTTGTCGATATTGGGGACTACAATGGTTGCGTTGGTCTTGGTGTTAAGTGTTCCAAGGAGGTAGCCACTGCCATCCAAGGAGCCATCGTCTTGGCCAAGCTTTCCATCATCCCTATGCGGAGAGGCTATTGGGGCAACAAGATTGGTGAGGCCCACACCATTCCGTGCAAGGTAACAGGCCGCTGTGGCTCTGTTCTGGTGAGTCTCATCCCAGAGGCCCTGGCATCATCTCTGTCCCTGTGCCCAAGAAGCTGCTAATGATGGCCGGTATTGATGACTGCTACACATCAGCCAGGGGCTGTAGTGCTACCCTGGGCAACTTTGCCAAGGCCACCTTTGAGGCCATCTCCAAGACCTACAGCTAACTGAGCCCCGACCTCTGGGAAGAGACTGTGTTCACCAAGTCtccttatcaggaattcactgatcatcttgtgaaaacccacaccagagtctctgttcagaggacccaggctccagctgtggctaccacataagggtttttatacaaggaaaataaagtgaattaaatctaaaaaaaaaaaaaaaaagtccgtaTCCCGTTCCACGTTGGACTGTTGATGATCCGTTGGCCGGAGGAGCCATGGAGctgtttatgtttttggagatccAGAGCTGTCAGAGCTTGCTTTTTACTGTACTCAGTTGGTTGACATAGAAGCAACATTCCTCCCTGAGGAAGAGACAAATGCCACCCTTCTCCGAGGTTACTAAATCTAATCCTCGCTGGTTTTAGAGCATCACAGTGGCCGGGGAATGTATTTGGCCCCGGAGGGAGAGGATGGTCTGAGCCACTCGttggaggtcctggatgaaccGAGAGGAAAACTGACAGTAAATGGTTAGGGAAGGAGTCAGTGTCACTGTTTCCAGTGGTAAtgctgtaagacctggggtctcacagctcaggagttcaatctcgcccttcccagaaactcccccagaccaagactcgttgcaaaagcaagaggtttattaaccattgtacaacggggtcacccctgccggtcagcaaagagtggcaccgggagacatgggcctttaggtttttaaaagaaaaattgcgggaaatttgaagttgcagttttggcaatttaggattggatgaggaagttataaagtaagataattggttagtcttaggtgttcaagcttggccagtcctgccaagtgtggatgcagctgcaatttaaggtgggggtggttagctcatccttgaagattaagagctacagacttttggctggaggtcaaaagctactcagaagaagtctaggttcgttgctaagaaacgctatctcaaaggcaagggtctggtccttcttttgctgagtgaaggtcattgcttgcttgccctttttttatatctgtcctcacagatagggtcacctTCCTTCACTCTCTAGAAAGGTAccaagaggctttagcttaacctggacctaaaactcaaaactataggctttagaagacatataggttacaaagttagtctaaccctttcaatgcCAGCGGTTGTACCTAGGAAGGTGAGAAGGGGTAAGGCCTGAGCCACCAGTTTGCCATGCTGTACCACTGTAAACTGTGATGGGGACGGGCAAGGGATCTTCTCTGGGCACCACCCCAAATTTTGGGAAAAGGAACACCAGGGCCCTACCACCTGGTGGGTAGCAGTGGCAAATCTGAGCGTCACAGAGGATGTAGGTGTTGTGAGGATTCGGGCATGAGGCTGGTGCTAGTGCTCAGGGTCAGGATATTATTACAGCGTGACGATTCCATTGTGCCCAAAAAGTGTGTCTCCAAGTTAAAGCAGTCTGTGATACCAAAGAGAAAACTGTGGGAGAGATAAGGGGTGGTAGTGATAGTTGGTTCAGGGCATTAATGAGTGGCAAGGTTAGAGAGTCTGACAGCCCACTGGGTGAGGCTACAAACAGCTGTCATGAGTCTGACCCGGGAGCAACACACAACCGACATTCTCCAAAGCAGCCAGGCAGAGTGTTGTTATAGAAAGTATTATAACATTTATATATCATATTATGCTATATTAGAGTTATATACCATATAATtacatcatatgttttaatatttatatattatatagaagCTGATACGTGGAGGTTGAGGTCTGAAACAAAAAATGGAAGTGACGATGAGGATGGAGAGGTGGGATCAGGAAGACgttagggaggagggaggagcctgtAATGCATGTCGGATCACAGCCTCTATTTTTCTCTATACCCGGGTGTCGGGAGAGCGGGGTGCACACTCTTTGTGGTTTGATTGTGCCTGCCGGATTTCATCCTTGGTGATGGGGTGTCTGCTGAGCTGGTTTGCCAGTGACCCCCTCCGCCCAGCTGGTGTCCCATGGGTCTTGAATGTAGAGGTAGAAGGATCCCTCCTGTGGTACTAAGGATGGGAAGGGGAATTAGGATGGATCAGATTTGGTCCGTGGTATTCGCAGGACCGGTATGGGCAACCTCAGTAAGTTTCTGAACACTTTTCACAGTAACCTTTCTGCGGTCATAGGGAGAACAGGCATGGGGAAAACCCCAGTGAAGGAGAGACAAAGAAGGACGGAAGTTATAGGAAACTGGATTGGCCTTGGACGGCGAACTAACGAGTAATTTCCTGACCCTATTAGCATGGACTGTTGGTGAGAGGTGGGGCCTCTCGGATGCTAAACATCCATATGTAAGAGCTAACCCAGACAGGTGAAgataggaagaaataaaggagagaAAGTTAGAAacgagcattttttttttttttgcaccatTTGTTTGTGCAGTGGCACACTAGCTAGGTGCCGTGGCCCACAcctgtggggaggcagaggcaggcagatctctgtaagttcaaggccagcctggtgtacaaagcaagttcagtacagccaggaatacacagagaaatcctgtctcaaaaaacaaaaaacaaaaagaaaattgagcATGCCAGCTTTGGACATGGGTCTGTACCGAGGTCAAGCTGTTTGCAGTGACAGAGCAAGGCTCTAATAAAATCTAAGTCCacggaggaagagagaaagggtcgTGAAAGGAGCTCTGCCAAAGGGAGTTTTATAAGCTCCAAGTGGGAGCTGAGACAAGAGAGAAGCACAGGAGGGCACAGAGGAGCTGTGGAACTTCCAGGAGGGACAAGGTCACAGAGGCCCAGAAGGAATCTGCAGAGCTTAGCAAGCAGctccgaggaggaggaggaggaggcaaggaAACAGAGAGGGTGCCAATACAGGACAAGGAGTGAGTGGGCTCAGCAGGCATGGGAAGTAGTGGTTACCCCAGAGGCATAGGAAGTTCCAGGAGCCAGAGAGAGGACGCTTATCCAATGGGCAAGGAGAGGTGAATGGTTAGATCAGGTGGAAGGAAGAAGCAGCTGGAGAAGTGAACTCTAGAATTTGGAGTGGTGCGTGGCAGGAGCCAGCAGAATCCATTGCTCCCCACATGCCTTAGGGGGGTCCGATCAGCAGCTTGAATCTGATCAGCAGCTTATTGGAGCAGCTGAGTCCCTTTGACAGTTGAAAGGCACAGGTAAGAGCTTTTAGTTTGGCCTATTGATTAATGGTTCCAGCTGGAAGAGCCCACTGAAAAGGTTCAGTAATGGGTGTAAGGAGGCACTCCTGTGAGGGGCCAAGGGCCGCCTCATATAGGGGCAtcaagaagggagaaagaagggatcATAAGCAGCCTAGGAAGGGTACGATTTCGTCTTGGTGATGGGGACTGTGAGCGACTGGACTAGGCATTTTCTATCTGGGGTAATGACCTGAGGGGAAGATTGTGGGAGCTTGGAGGGCGAGACCCTATGTCCCTCTCCAGACAGGAAGTTTAGTAGAGTAGAGGTGTCAGCTTGGCTAATTTGTAGGAACAGACTTCAGAGAAGATCATTTATTGTGTAACGTTGGGTTTAGGAAGAGACAATGAGAGTAAAGCAGAGTCCAAAGCTTGGTCAGAGAGATTGATCCCTGAACCCCTGGGGTATAGTGGTCCAGGTGAGTTGGGTAGAAAGGTAGGTGTCTGGGTCAGTCAAGTAAAGGCAAAAATATTTTGTGACTGGGAGTCCAGAGGGTTGGGTACTACGGAGAGGTGAGGAGAGGAATCAGGCAGGAGGTTGCcaggtttttgctttgttgggtttttttggggtgtatgtgtatatatatatatatatatatatatatatatatatatatattagacagggtttctctgtgtagctttggctgacctggactcactttgaagatcaggctggcctcgaacttagagtgttctgcctgcctctgcttcccccgagtgctgggattaaaggcatgtgccaccacacccagctccattGTGTTTTTAAACTGTGAGCATAGGGATGCTCACAGCCAGCGTTGCCCTTGATGGCACCTGAGACATGGCCAGGGTGGTTGGTGAGGGTTTGGACAGACCCAATGACCCTCCCGACCGCATTTGAACCCAGAGGTTCCCGAGCTTTAAGTCGCTATGTCTGGCTGAAGCGCCTTAGTCAGCATTCTTGTTTTCAGGCGTTTTCATCTCCCATGGTACACCTTGAAGGCCACCATTAAGATTTCTGACTgtgcgctggagagatggctcagtggttaagagcactttctgttctTCCGGAGTTCCtaagttcagattcccagaaaacacatggtggctcacaaccatctgtaacgggacctgatgccctcttctggcctgcaggtctacttgcagatagagcactcatttctatatacatatataatcatattatgtatgattacatatatattatacatatatatatgtacgtgtgtatATATCCATACATACATGGATGCTCAGTTCTTTGCTGCTTTTCTCCTGAACATgtataatatacatgtatacatgcattcatttatatatatatatatatgttatgtgattatatatgatacatataatatacatgtatatattatatatggatatatatgatacatattatatacaattaaatatatgtatatataaattatatatacatatatctaatcttcaaaaaaattaaaagatttctGCCTGTGGAATCAGGGGTCCCTTCTCAAGGTGTTTAAGTTTGGCCCTAATGTCAGGGAAACTCTGGAAGAAGTAACTTATAAGGAGTTGTTTCCCAGCTGGGGTTCTGGGATCCAGACTGGTATGTTGTAAGAGGACCTTTGTAAGGCGATATAGGAACTGAGATGGGTTTTTGTGTTCGTCCTGGATGACCTCTTGGattttttcataatttactgCATTAGGGTAGCCTTATGAAGACTGGCCAGGAGGCAAATTATAAACTGATTCCTAGCTAGAATgccgccctccctcccccagatTGAGCTCCATTTGCATCCTGGTTGGGGATCATGTCAGCCCCAAGTGGGTGAGTGACGCTAGTTTGGTAGATTTCATCTGCAGGTCCCAAGCCTGTTGCCAGACTCGCCACACCTCGGGGAGAAGGTTGTTGGTGAAACTCATATAAACATAATGTTGTAAGACTGGAATTCTTTAATAAAGGTAGAGGAATTAGCAGTCTAGGACCCCAATCTTTTTCCATCTGAGAGAGTTCACTTAGCCTGCCTCCTGCTCACTTCTTTGCTGCTTTTCTCccgagcagaggcagccactctccTCCTGTGTCTTTCCCAGTACACCTCTTGTGTGAGGCTCCTTGTGGAGAACTGCCAGGGTACCTTTCCCTCAGAGCTCATTGACATTGGTCTTTCAGGCAAGTCAGGGTGCTGTGCTCTTTCCTGGGCCCTTTCCCCTACAGGGTTGTGGTTCCAAAGCACATGCTTAGTATAGCCAGTGCCCTGAGTCCAGTCCTCATTACCATCAAAGTTAATTTACTGGACAGCCTATATAAATAGGTTTCTTCCAAGAATTCGTTTAgtgggtttttgttgctgttgttgttgttgttttaaacaaaCAGTAAGAACCATAAAAATGTTATGGCCAGGCACGGTGGCGAAAGCTAACCCTCAGCACCAGGGAAGTGGGGGCAGAAGGCTAAAGAGATTGTAAACaattaaagatgaaaaaatagaagaaggaggaggaagagaaagaggagggggtaggaagaaaagaagatggacaagaggaggaggaagaggaggaagaagaatcacaggaaggagaggaagaagaggagaagaaccaccaccacaggaagaagaggaaagaggaggagggaggatggaagaacgggggaaggaagaaagggaaaggagaagtgggggagaagaagaggaagaagacaaaaaaacGGAAGAACAAGAACCACCATAGGAAGGCGTGTCCTTGCAGAGGGGAGCCAAAGAAAGGACTACGATTCCCATAAGGCTCTGCGCCCAGCGTGCTGGTTCTCCCGACTTGCCCCGCGCACCTCACCCGCCAGCTTTTGCTTTAGCCTGAGCGTCTGAGATGGAGAACCCAGAGGAAGCTGCGGACGGGAAACACCGCGTGCATCTGCGCCCGGGCTCGCTGCGCGACGCCGCGCCGGCTGCTCTGCACCTCCTGCCCTGCGAGGTTCTGGTGAGCCGGCCCGCCCCGGTGGAACGCTTCTTCACGCCCGCCGTGCGTCGCGGTGCGGACGGTGAGTCCCGGCAGGCCCCGCGCAGAGCCCAGGACGCGAGCGCCGTGGTCCGCGAGGGAAGCCGCCGACACTCTTAGGCGGGCCTGATGGCTTTCCGTGTCCCTTCCGCAGGGCTGCGGGTGTCATTTCGCGGTCGTGGCCTGCGGGGTGAGGAGGTAGCTGTGCCGCCGGGCTTTGCGGGATTCGTGATGGTGACAGAGGCGGTGGGACAGGGGCCGATAGGGAAGCCGAACTTCCCTGGGGACGCGGAGGACACAGCGGACGAGACACCGGAGCCGCTGGAGCGGGACTTCGTGAGCAGAGGGAGAAGGTAGGCGCGGGGTGAGGGCAGTATTTGCCCTCCCGATTCTGAACCCGGCCTTCCTTTCCCAGGACCGCTTCATCGGAGCCACCGGGAGCTTCAGCCACTTCACCCTGTGGGGTCTGGAAACGGTCCCTGGCCCAGACGCCAAAGTGCACAGGGCCCTAGGTTGGCCCAGCCTCGCTGCAGCGGTAAGTGTACATACACATGGGTACTTTCCCCCTCAGGCCCTCCCACCTGCTTTGAATGGTGTCCCTAGTGATTTAGGGGGATTAGGACAAGTGAGCACCCTGGGGACCATGGCTCTGGAGGACCAAGCTAAGGAGTGGTGGGAGGCATCGCCACTTTTCTCATCTGGCTTTCTTAGAAGGGTTAGAACTCTGAGCAGCTGGGTCCCCACCCAACTGCTTCATGTTAGAATTCACACTAAGTAGAAGTGACTCCTGTTGAAGATTCACGCACAGGTGCCTGAGGACTGAGGGACAGAGCATGAAAAGGAAAACCACAGCTCCCTTCACACCAGTAAGCCAGCAACATGTTCACTTTGGAGCTACTGTTTCTATCCCAATAAATGAACTTCACACCACCTGGGAGTCTGCAGGCACCTTAGTGCCCCGAAGCTGGCATTGCATGGCACGCACAGCAAGAACTTCTGATAGCTGTGTCTATATAAACAGTTTATTGCTGGGGGCAAGAGGGGCCAGAACTTTGCAACCAGCGCCCACCCCACCTTCCAGCTCCTCCTTTACAAAAGAAATTTTTACAATCACCAGTCCTCTGTACAGAATGCTCCCCACCCGTCTTAAGTGTACACAGCTGCCTGGATCCCTCTGGTCCCTGTGTTCAGAGCAGACCTGGGCCAATAAGCCAGCTATCCTTGGAGATGGCCTAGCCCTGAGCTTGTCTTGGTACTGGCCACTGCTTGGGGCCTCCTAGGCCTCTCCTCCTTTGGGAGAACGGTCCTCAGCCCTGTCTCCCTTTGCATGCCTCTTCGAAGCCCGAATGGGGTAAGACAGCATGTCAGCGCCAGCTCTCTTGGTGCTGCAATGGGTAGTGTCTGGTCACCACTTTCCTCTCTTGCTCCAGTCTTTGGGAGTGAAGTGCAGACACTTGGAGTCAATTCGAAGGAGCCGCTTGAGCATAGCCCGCTCATGCCCATCCACGATGTCTTCTGAAAGTGTGAGGATATACTGGCCCTGGGCAAGACAGAAACCCAGCTTGTGGTCAGCTCAGAGGGCCTGCAACCCGTAGCCCTCACCTATCCCCTCAGCATGCCTCCTAACCTTGTAGTAATTGATGAGATTGAGATACTGCAGTGTAGAGATGACATCTTCTTTCTTGATGCTGGTGATTTCACTGATCTCACTGTGGGACGGCAACAGTTAGTCCCCTGAGGCTATTCATCTGCCCCCAGGACCATACAAGCCATACCATGCACCCCAAGGTGGGCATGTGGGCTCACTTGATGGTGATCTGTGGCCTCTCCCCGCTCTCCGACTTCAGCCCCATCAGGATCTCCAAGATGGTTTGAGACCAGTAACTCCGGTAGGATAGGAGGCCAAGATCTGACAAGGGTTTCTCGGGAGTCCCTGTCTTCCCTTCTACTTTAGAGAGTTCATAACCTAAAGCAGTGGAGTACAAGAGGCTGAGTGAGCATCACAAGTGTGCACAGCAGACCGCAGCGCTAGGCCGTCTGGCTGCCTCACCCACGCTTGGTAACGGACTAGTGGCTTCCCTGCCTGCTGAGTATGGGAGCACACTATGACTGGGTCCTTGCCAGCCAGTGGAAGCTGCTGAGATGGGAGGCTAGATTTTCACTGCCCTCCCAGCCTGTGCCTGGGTGTATGAGGAGGCTGGTAGGGAGTCCGTTGTAGTCTGAGAACACTGGAACCTTTTCGGTGTCATCAAGATCCCTAGCTGTGATCCTGGGAGTGTCAGCTACTCTTAATACCAGGATGTGCTGGGTGGTTAATGATGAGCCAGGAAAGCATAGAGGTGCCTCCTCAGAGCCAAGTAACTAACCTTTAGTTACTCGTCCCTCTTACTTGTGCTGACTACCAGACAACTAACATTCACGGTGAGACACTTAGGCTGTGCAGAGCTGATAGCTCTTTATTTTGTTAGGGCCCTGGGGAAGTGTGTCCTTGTTAGTTTGGAAAACCTTTCCTTACCCTCAGCTATCCTGACCTCATAACGGTCCCTGACACTTTCCACTCCTGGTTACATCTCAGATGCTGGCTAGTCTCACCCTCTCTGCTCAAGCACCCTTGACAAGAGGGACCACAAAGGCTGgtgtctgggaagaggaaacaaaGGGAAGCCCGTGAATCCCTGACTGTATTCAATGACTGCCTCCATACCCATTTATCTAATGGTGCTTCTGTGTCCTACTGGACACAAGAAGGTACATCTTAGTGGTCTATCCTTTGCGTGTCCTTTCAGCTATTACCAGGATGTTtccagagaatgtgattctcaaCTTGGAACCatttaatcaataaaatattcCAAACAGATCATGACTTTGGTGTTTTCACCAGCAAAAAAGCTAAAGCTTCTTACGTGACTCCTGGGTCAAAGAATGGTTAATGAATGGGCTAGCATTAGGAAACAATGTGATTTCAGAGTGCAGAGCCTGCTGGGGCTCAGTGGTGCACatagcactttgggaggcagattttttagtttgaagccagcctggtctacaaaagtgagcccaggacagccaagattacacaggaaaaccctgtcttggtggcggggtgggggatgggagagtGTAGGGGGACAACATGATAATGGACATGGACAGTCAATTCTCTCGAGGGGCTACAGTCCTCCTGGGCTTTAAAAGACTAGTAAAGGAGCAGCATACAAGTCTATTTTTAGTGGGTTAAATAGCCTTTTGAACACCTACTGCCTGTAAGGTTCAGGGAAGTGACATAACCATTGGTCCTTATGCAAGAACTTGTTAGGGGATACTTAGAGATGAATGCGAGCTAACTGAGCTACCTAGACCTccagacaagaacacagaaagaacCCCAATTTGGGAAAAGCTGGGTGGCCCTTAGTCCTTTAGCCAAAGacaagtggatgctgggaacctaCTCAAGGATATTGGGCAGGCACTTGAAGAAAGGACCTTGGTAGTTTCCTCTTTTATTTCTGGTGGCAGTGCTGGTGACTGTGTGTCTGCACATGAAGTATGGTGTACATGAAAGTACACTCCTAACAGTTTGAGCTGTTGGCCTCTTAGACTCCTGGTTAGCACATACTCACTGAACTCGATAAGCAGCTTGCCGTAGCCCCGGCGCTGATACGGAGGCAGGGTCAAGATGCAGGCCACGTTGTAATCTTCTGTGGATTCCTTTTCCTGGAAGGAGAGTAGGTAGGTTTTAAGGAGGGCCGGGCTCAGCGCAGGGCTGAGGGACAGCCTGGGTGAGTGCTGACCTTGGAGAAGTAGCCCACAATGTGGAAGCCCTTGCAGTCATACTCCGTCATCACGTAGAAGAGGAAGGGGTCTGTGTCATAGTACAGTGTCTTGTGGTCGAGGAAACACTTGGCCAGAAGACACAGGTTTTGTGAGTAACTCTGTAAGGGAAAAGGCCTGTCAGTCAAGTCTCTGGGGGTGCTGTGTTAAAGAGTTAGGTTTTATTATGGCATACGTGACTGCaggtgtgtatgtacacatgtttaAGGCGGGGACCTGCTGGGAGCCcattctccttccactgtggcaTCTACAGAGTGAACTCATGGTCAGGACttccacccactgagccatctcaaggGCTCCAGTAGACAGTTGCAACTTCCCTTCCAGGACCTGACCCTCTCTGCCAGTCAGGCCATGACCACTGCTTAGACAGGTGTCCAGATGCCTGCCCCCGGGGAGCCGAACAGCTTCCATTACCCCACAAAGCCTGCCCTGCCCTCTGTTCCACCTAATAATACTCAGGAACATTTCCAAGCCAGGCATGGGAGTGCATGCCTatatcttagcacttgggaggcagaggcactttGAGTCAGTCAGGTGGGGATACAcagtgagggtttttttgttttaatttctgcaTGGAGTCTGGAGCCAGCCTTAGGCTGATGTTCTACCCATGTGGCTGTCCTTAGAGTCTGGGTATCAAAACCCTAATGCTCTAGCCACAGTGATGCTTCCTGGGAACTGGTCTGCTATTCTCCAGTGGAAGTTTAAGAAACTGCCAGCTTCAGGGGTTCTCCCTGGAAAACTGCACTGGCTGCTTTACCGCACATGTGATTTCTAGAGGAATTTCATAGCACTTTGCAACTACCTG
This is a stretch of genomic DNA from Meriones unguiculatus strain TT.TT164.6M chromosome 1, Bangor_MerUng_6.1, whole genome shotgun sequence. It encodes these proteins:
- the Rnaseh2c gene encoding ribonuclease H2 subunit C isoform X1 translates to MENPEEAADGKHRVHLRPGSLRDAAPAALHLLPCEVLVSRPAPVERFFTPAVRRGADGLRVSFRGRGLRGEEVAVPPGFAGFVMVTEAVGQGPIGKPNFPGDAEDTADETPEPLERDFDRFIGATGSFSHFTLWGLETVPGPDAKVHRALGWPSLAAAMLASLTLSAQAPLTRGTTKAGVWEEETKGSP
- the Rnaseh2c gene encoding ribonuclease H2 subunit C isoform X2, whose protein sequence is MENPEEAADGKHRVHLRPGSLRDAAPAALHLLPCEVLVSRPAPVERFFTPAVRRGADGLRVSFRGRGLRGEEVAVPPGFAGFVMVTEAVGQGPIGKPNFPGDAEDTADETPEPLERDFDRFIGATGSFSHFTLWGLETVPGPDAKVHRALGWPSLAAAIHAQVPED